Sequence from the Muntiacus reevesi chromosome 9, mMunRee1.1, whole genome shotgun sequence genome:
AGAATGAGAAAGTTAATTTAACTGTATATCTAAGATAAGCAGGAGAGAATGGGAATGCACATGGTACCTGAAATATGATAGAAAAGTCAGGTAGGACAAGGTGAAGTCAGAAGTTGACAAAGTATATCTGAAAAAAGGATActcattttcacttaaaatgtgcccatacacacacactaacacacacacacacacacacacacacacaagtcattgttaattttttaattcattgaaaagaaggaaagaattatGAGACATTCGTATTCCAGAGAAGTGACATTAGATAAGTAACAAGATCTGGCAGAGCTAAGGGAGACAGCCCTATTCACTCAACTATAAGAATCAAAGTTTTGGAGCAAACTTCTACATCACCACAAGAGATACATCCATGTCACAAAACCAGTTTGAACTGTGTCAGGTGGAACTAAGAGATTTAACATATAGCACTGTGTCAGGTGGAACTAAGAGATTTAACATATAGCAAAGTATTAAGCAGTTAAAGAAACTGAGAGCCATTGAAAATGATAACAGTAacacttatttctcttttttcttataactgacatacaatattatattagttttaggtatacaacatagtgatttgttatttttacacattacaaaatgatcaccatggtaaGTCTAGGTATCAACTGTCACCATGCagagttattacaatattattggctatatttcctactctgtgcattacatttattttatagatgaaactttttatttctcaatCCCCTTTATCTATCTCACCTGTTCCTACCCTCACACACAtgcccacgtgcacacacacacacacacacacacacacacactgtgcatCCCCTCTGACAATAACCAAAAATCAGGTGTtgacaagaatgtggagaaaagggaattcttgcacactattggtgggaatgtaaattgctgcaACTACAATGTACAAAAGTTGACAAGTCcctctcaaaaaaactaaaaatagaactaccatatgatccagaaattccacttctgggtacttatccaaagaaaaggaagacactaattcagaaagatatatgCTCCCTTATAtacattacagcattatttacaatagcccagaTATGGAAGCAGCCTGAGTGTCCATCTAtacataaatggataaagaaaatgtggttatATATAAAAAGCTATTATtcaggcattttttaaaagaataaaattttgccatttgcaacaagcATAGACCTAGAggacatgctaagtgaaaaaagtcagacagagaagggacaaatactatatgatttcacttatatgtgaaatctaaaaaggaacaccaacaaacaaaacataacagaagcaaactcacagaaaaagtttttctttatttgaaaaataatatcacTCTAGTTAAGCTCTTGTAACTATGACTTGACAAGTCCTTCTAACATAGAtaaggccaggggaaatatccaGGTAACTTCAGAAGGCAAAAGACTGTTTCCAGTAAGTGAAATAGAAAGTAGGAACCAAGTTACAGATATTTTCATAATCAACTCTAACACTGGAGAAAGTAAAATCCAAACTTATTCCTGCAGTTATACCTCAGGAAAATCATTGCCAGTTAGCAATTTCTGTTCTCAACATTAGGCCTCTCGCATTTTACCTCTTAGAACCTCCTGAGCAGTTTCTGGATTCCCTGCTTGATCTCCTTGGTTCTCACACCATAAACAATGGGGTTCAGAGCTGGGGGGATGAGGTGGTGCAGGATGTTGAGCAGGATGGGGACATCTGGGGGAATCCTCTTCCTGGCCAGGTTAGTGATGACCAGGACCAGCAGGACTGTGCTGAAGAAGAGGATGAGGATGAAATGGGAACCACAGGTGCTCAGGGCCTTGGTGGCAGCTCCCTCAACCTTGATCTTTAGCACAGCTTTCAGGATAAAAGAGTAGGAGAAAATGATAAGGATGAGGTCAGAGCCCAGTAGGGTCCAGCCTGCCACAAACTGGTAGAGTCGATTGAAGGTGATGTCATCACAGGAGAGTTTGGACACAGAGAGGTTAGTGCAGATACAGTTCTTGATGATGTTCTCTGCACAGTATCTCAATCGGGAGGAAAGTATGGGGATAGGCATAGTAATAAGGCCATTCCGGGCCACAACGAAGATGGCAGCCCTAGCTACAAATTGGTCAGTGATAATGGACGGGTACCGTagtgggtggcagatggccacatagcggtcataggccatgaccatgaatgttcaggactcCATGGTCAAGAAACTATTCATGATGAACATCTGGAAGAAGCAGCCTGAGAAACTGATGGCTTTATTGTCAAACCAGAAGATGGCCAGGACCTTGGGGATGACGGTGAGGCAGAGCACCATGTCCAGCAGGGAGAGGAGGCTGAGCAGGTAGTACATGGGCTCATGCAGAGAGGACTCCAGCCGGATGGTGATCAGGAGGGTGACATTGGCCCCCATagccaggaggaagaggagactgAGGGGCAGGGACAGCCAGTGCTGCCAGCTCTGGTAGTTAGGGAAGCAGATGAGGAGGAACTCGGAGACTGGAGCAGTGGTGTAGTTGCTGGGTAATCCCATGTAATGTATCCTGATCACAGCTGACCCTTTGGAAAACCTGAAAGACAAAAGTAAACCCATTCCGACAACATGACTACCTATGGGAAAGTAACTTATTTTCCAAAGAACCACTGAAAAATGATAGTAGTGGAGTATTTCACAAGTAGAAGCacatcacttttaaaatataaactcattTATTCTATTAAAATTCTACAAATAGAATGACAGTAAAATGACCATATTTCTGCTTTAGCTTGAATAATTCCCATTTATACCCCTTCTCACTGTTAACAGTTTCCCAACTTCTGAATCTCAAATCTGAATTTATAGCTGAAGCTCTTAGCCACTAAAATTTCTGCCTCTATTTACAAAAACACTTACGTAGGCCTTGATGCTGGATCAGCATAGGCCCCACATGAATGCCTATTCTTGTCCTTTCAGCAAGAGAGGACAACACAGGCAAAGCAGAAACCAGGCCTATGTGCCTCACCAGAAAATAACAGACTTTAGAATCATGACtatcattttacagaaaatagcACCTTAAAgagttctaaaaagaaaaattttgcaataagaatgTATGGAAAAGTCTCCTAATGCAAGCagttgagagaagaaaaagaaatttgaggCATcaatgtatgtgcatgctaagtactttcagttgtgtttgactcttcgcaaccccatgactgtttccagtctcctctgtccaagggattctctaggcaaggatactggagtgggttgccatgcccacctccaggggatttccacaacccaaggatggaacccagatcttctgtgactcctgcattgcaggtggattcttcactgctgagccaccagggaaaccccttagaGTCAACAGTTTGGGTTTAAAGGTACTATTATAGGAGTGAGCGATAGCAGCACCTGCTGTATTTATCTGGCCACTCATGGATTCCCCATCATTCACAAACACAGATAAACAGATTCCCATGTGTTCCTGGTCTGGTACACTATAACCAGTTATGAATAAATCTAAGATACTTATGAGATCACCTTATAAATGGTTGTCATACTAAAACTTAGAACATTGGTTGATGGGCCCCAgtgacattttgttgttgttttgtttgtttgtttggctgtacCACACAGCACGCAGGTGTCCAGGGATGTAATTATGTAATTCTCTGTCCAGGGATGCAAGCTGCACCCCCTACAGTAAgcagagagtcttaaccattgaacggccagggaagtccctatttttaaTACTCAGGAATCCCAAACTCAGCCAACTTTTATCAACAATGACAGTGGTCCTAATGAGTTTTGGACTCGCCTAGAATcaactttcttctcctttctgagAAAGTAGAAGCCTGTTCCTCCAAACTAAGAAGTGTGAATATCTGAAGGCAAATTTCAAAGTTGGAAGAAACAAATTTACTCTTCTGTTTTGCCTCATATGTTATCACTTTCCAGACCACCTATAACAGTACTTCTAATAGAAATACAATGTGGGCCACatgcataattttaaatttctagtaGCCAGCttgaaaaatttaaaggaaacatgtgaatttaattttaataatatgctattttactcaaaatatccaaaatattattgctttaaaatgtaaTCAACATAAAAAACTGTTAAAGAACTGTTTtacattctttgttttttgtatgaaatctttaaaattaagtaTCCATTTTACACTCACAGCACATCTCAAGTCTGACTGAGCACTGGCTACCGGATTGGACATCAATGTCTAGAGTTTGGGGAAAACTgaatgcttctctctctctttttttttttttttttttttttttttttgcttgaactATGTGTTTGTTCTTGGTGTTGGTCACATGGCATTTATAGTTGCTGGATTATATATGGGAACTCCTTTCATTTGGTTCTATTTCTGGGTCAGCTCAAAattacagtttttgttttctttttcagtatacCCGATTAAGTTTCCTTTAGAGATTTCCTAGCAAAGTGATCCTTCAGCTTCATGATGGGAATACTTCCTTTAGGACAGAGATAATCCACACCTCCAGACCTCCCACCTTAGATAAAACAGACATATCAGAGACTAGAGCTTCCCAGCAACCCTAACCTCCCTGACTCAGACTAGATATCCACTTCTTCCCATCCTCCCTAAACCAGTGacgttatttcatttttttagaatCAATGTCACTACTCAGTAAAGAATGCCAAAATGTCTAGATATCTCAAAATCTGGTCCTAGGAACATCATTCtttcacataaaatatatttggaagCTGCAACTAGGTTTTGTTAACAAAGCATGGCAAAAGAGCTGAAGTTCAAAAGGTAGAACTGGAACTTTAAAACAGCTATAACTTCAGACATAAATCCAGATAAAAACTCTTTATTGTGTTCATCAGACCATACGAACTTACCTGTGGCCAGATTCCAATTACCTTAAGGAAATAAATAGATTTCTATAAACTCATCTGCTTTGTTTCCAGCTGGTTATTGTGTTCTTTTCCCTGGATCAGTGAACTTAAAATATTGACTCTGCACACAGTGTCAAGTCCTCTGGAGAGCATGAAGCTTCGAGCAATAGAAAAGCTCTTCTGTCCTAGCTAAataagtagggaaaagcactggGAGACACAGCAGGATGAAACAGGAAGGCAAGGCAGGGGTAATCAAGGTAGCTGAGATTACTGGTACTTTTTCTTCTGGTGCTTCTAGAGCAATCTTCAGGAACAGGGGTTGAATTACAGTTGAAAATATAAACTCTTCCTCTCGAGTTGCCACAGGAGATAATGAACGTATAAATTTAGTTCAAGAACATTTACTCAGATATCTCAGCTTTCCTAAATGGATAATACACAGCTTACACTAGAAACACTTTGCTTCCATTTGAAAGCTGTGATGCACCACATTTTGGGAAAGTGGTAGACTGATTATGCAGAACCAGACCTGCTTTAGTTCTGCTAGAagaatttcttctctctgtttaTATTGAATACTTGAAGTTCTACATGCCTCGTCATTCCCATCTTAATGATTTTCCCAGCTACAAAGCAGACCTACCAGCTTGAGGAGACTGAACTGTGAGCTGCTGTTATTTATGACTGTTTGCTGCACCTTCTGGTCCAGCTCTCCAGAGGGTCCAAGAGTCTATTTTTATCTCCATGAACTCTATTCTGTCCCTTCTTTCCCACAGCCCACAGTGGGGCTAAGACTATTTTAAACATCTCAACCTAGAGCATAGGCCCATTTCTTgtgaagggaaggagaggaggagaaaaagaaagtggtaAAGGAGAAATGGAGTAAAAGGAGGGGGAGAACATGGAGTGGagtaaacacaaaaaacaaaattcagtgtGGGAGTAGTGACGAATAGGTAGAGAGTTGAGCCAGGAAGACTTGTGGGGAAACTGGGGCAGTCTACATAAGgagtataaatgaaaaataaattttcaaaaaaaaaagaaaaataaattttcaagacTGAGGACAGAGAGAAATTTATTTCAGATATTAAGTGTACTCTTAGAAAAGTTACATTTAGATGAGGATTTaactttgttgtcattgttcagtcactaagtcgtgtctaaccctttgtgtccctatggactgcagcacaccaggcttccctatctttcactgtctcccagagtttgctcaaactcatgtccattgagttggaatATTATCCATTAAAGAGGGTCCTTTCCTTATGGTGAGTGCCTGCAAAATGGGCATGAAGTGTAATGTGCTATATATGTATTACTTTCCCTTATTACTTACTGCGCAGTGGCTTAAATGGAAGTAGGAAAGGACAAAGGAAGTATTTAGTATTAATGATAGGACAATAAGGGCATTAAAATCTGACTCACTCACTGGGTGACTATAAGCTTCATCTGAATACACACAGAAACAAAAGGGAAATGCCTTAGAAAGCTTCTGGGGTACCAGCAAGAGGAGTGAGGGAGCTGGAGAGGATGCTGAGACACAATCTGTCTTTCCCACTTTACCTGAACTTCAGGACTATGCTTGCAACTGTGTATTTCAGATGACGGGGGATAGCTGGACAAGATACTACGTCTCATACTTTGAACCTAACTCTACGTCTTCTGAAGGGAACCTTGGGTTGGATATCAGCTTCATCCCATCTGACAAAGCTAGTACTAACCATAAGTAAAGCTTGGGGGTAGAGATAACCCTTCTACACTTTATTCTTCCAACTTTGCCCCTCCTTCTGAACAGAAACGAGGATCCCAGGGGCTTCTGCTACTACCTAGTTAATGTATTGTCAGCATGCCAGAACCAAAAATCCTCACTTAGGAAGAGTCTAAACTAGGGAGGATAATCAACCAAAGAAAGGAGAAATCATGACAGACAGGATGGAGGCAGACAAAAGTGATAAAAACAATGAATGATACCGTCACTCTTTTCTACTGAGAACATTTCAGAAGCAAAGAATAACATCTTAACAGCTTTTCTCAGAGGAAGTACCAAGTCATAGATGGTTCTGAGAGAAGTTACAGGAGCTCTTCTTCCCTAAGAAGGAAAATTAGACTAAATTAAGGACTCCATGGGATCTGAGGAAAACATGATATATAGCATTGTGGGCTCTATATGTCTCTGGTTATTTTACAAGTAAACTGATATTTATACTCTTTTGTACTGCTTTGGGCAGGGCTTGCAGAGCTACACTATGTAACCATAAGTCAGTAAGATAATTTACTAAGCTAGCTGCCTTGGTCTGATGAAAGCAGATTGCTTTTTCATGATTGGTGCATCAGAGCCTGTTTTGTTCCCTTCACTATACCAGATGGGAAAATGGAGAGAACTGGGGAACCAAGTAACACTAGAAGCCAGAGAGTTTCAAAAGGTGTGAGTCCTGGAGTGGTACCATAGCCACTTATCACCAGAGACTGTCTCTTGGAGTTCAAGAAGGCATGCTTGTAGGAAGCCTCATGGCGTATTCAGGCTGAAATGGATATGAATATAGTATGCTCAATCCATAGTTTTAAGTGGCATTTAATGTTTTGGGACCCAGTGGTTTGAACTTTCATGTAAGTAAAATTTTCTCAAGAGAAAATCTAGTGGTAGAAATGACTGTAGGGACAGAGGAGCAATAAAATGGCATGGATATCTTCTACCCCAAGGTAAATGGCATATATGATAATGATTTTCCTCTTATTCAGAGTGCAGCAGGAAACAGTGTGCTTAGGAAAATGGTAATAACTAACCACTCATTTAATGTCTAGATAATTTAATGTGTGTACAtgcaaagtgggcttccctgatggctcagtggtaaagaatccacctgcaatgcaggagacacagcttctatccttgcattgggaagatctcctggagaaggaaatggcaacccactccagtattcttgcctggaaaatcccatggacagaggagtttggcaggttacagttcacagggtttcaaagagtcagatttgacttagtgactaaatgatgACAATAACACACAAAATACTGAACAAAATGTTCATACTTACTCATTCTGCAAaatgatggtaaaaaaaaaaaaaaatgggaagttACACAAATGGAAAAGTTTATCAGGTCTGAAATGATCTGGGGAGCCGGAAGATGTCACCTCTGCCAGAGGTGCCAGAGAAGAATGTCAGGGACGCTCAGGGCAAAACACTTGACCCTGAGAACCAGAGTAATTAATGTCTATAGTCCAGCCCAATCAACTCTTCACAATGCAGAAGTCATGTAGGGCTCTATCAGGCTGAAAGTGGAGAAAGGGAAGGCTTCTACATCCTTTGTAAATCAGGGGACAGGCAGATCTTTTTAAAGTTATCATATACATTCTGTGTCTTTAGTGGTCAAAAATTCCTAATGTAATCTTACGCCATTGACTAAGGCTTGCCGTGCCTCTCATTTAAGGATTCTGCCAAGAAAAATTCCCCAAAATATCTAACAAAGAAAGGATTCCTTTGAAGCAACAGGAAACAAAGATTCATAGAGGAATGTTTTCATTCTTATCTAAGATATTAAGGCAAAGAAAAATCAGAACTCATTTCAGGATTAAACAGTGAAATTCCCTTTCCAGTATAGAAATaattcctgacttttttttttaacaattccaGGAGTTGGATCTGATTCTTTTTACCTCTTACAACCTCCTGAGCAGTTTCTGGATTCCCTGCTTGATCTCCTTGGTTCTCACACCATAAACAACGGGGTTCAGAGCTGGGGGGATGAGGTGGTGCAGGATGTTCAGCAGGATGGGGACATCTGGGGGAATCCTCTTCCTGGCCAGGTTAGTGATGACCAGGACCAGCAGGACTGTGCTGAAGAAGAGGATGAGGATGAAATGGGAACCACAGGTGCTCAGGGCTTTGGTGGCAGCTCCCTCAGCCTTAATCCTTAGCACAGCTTTCAGGATAAAAGAGTAGGAGAGAATGACAAGGATGAGGTCAGAGCCCAGTAGGGTCCAGCCTGCCACAAACTGGTAGAGTCGATTGAAGGTGATGTCATCACAGGAGAGTTTGGACACAGAGAGGTTAGTGCAGATGCAGTTCTTGATGATGTTCTCCGCACAGTATCTGAGTCTGGCAGAAAGAATTGGAACAGGGAGAAAAAAGAGGCCATTCCGGGCCACAATGAAGAAGGCAGCCCTAGCTACAAATTGATCAGTGATGATGGAGGGATATCGTAGTGGGTGGCAGacggccacatagcggtcataggccatgaccATGAATGTGCAGGACTCCATGGCAAGGAAGCAATTCATGATGAACATCTGGAGGAAGCAGGCAGAGAAGCTGATGGACCTGAGGTCAAACCAGAAGATGGCCAGGACCTTGGGGATGACAGTGAGGCAGAGCACCATGTCCAGCAGGGAGAGCAGGCTGATCAGGTAGTACATGGACTCGTGCAGAGAGGCCTCCAGCCGGATGGTGATCAGGAGGGTGGCGTTGGCCCCCATagccaggaggaagaggagactgAGGGGCAGGGACAGCCAGTGCTGCCAACTCTGGTAGTTAGGGAAGCAGATGAGGAGGAACTCGGAGACTGGGGAAGTAGAGTAGTTGCTGTGTGATATCATGTAATGTTTCCTGATCACACTGAAAATTCACAGTCCTTAAAATATAGGACAGAATATATTACCACAGGAAGTATGCGTTCTAGATATGCTCTTAACCTATTCCAATGAAGTTTTCAAACTATCATCAATCATTGCTGACATTTAGCTGAACAAACTGTATGCTATATTATTCTGAATGTTTATATTCATTAACTCATATCatccttttaaaaacacttaaatgtaattaatattattattctaACTTCTCATATAATGAAAGTGTACAGATAAAGGGGAGCAAGATAGTCTGATCAGAATTAAAGAGTTAGTATGTGAAGCCAGAACTGACAACCAAGGAATCTGCTCTAGAGCTCTTTCCCAATATTTAGCCTCAACAAGCACAGTTTAATTAAGGCTTTCCTTCTCTCGAAGCTTAGAAGGGACAACTATACAGAGGGCTCTGTTCAGCTGACCGCATGGAAGTCTTAGAAAAGCCCAGCCATTTCCTTACAATTGGATGGGGACTGACTTCAGGattctttattttcataaaagattAGAGGGAAGTATTCCTTGACCCCACCCAAGGAGAATATGTTCTTCCAAACTCAAAGAGGATTTAACTTCAAGGCATAATG
This genomic interval carries:
- the LOC136174918 gene encoding olfactory receptor 56A4 codes for the protein MISHSNYSTSPVSEFLLICFPNYQSWQHWLSLPLSLLFLLAMGANATLLITIRLEASLHESMYYLISLLSLLDMVLCLTVIPKVLAIFWFDLRSISFSACFLQMFIMNCFLAMESCTFMVMAYDRYVAVCHPLRYPSIITDQFVARAAFFIVARNGLFFLPVPILSARLRYCAENIIKNCICTNLSVSKLSCDDITFNRLYQFVAGWTLLGSDLILVILSYSFILKAVLRIKAEGAATKALSTCGSHFILILFFSTVLLVLVITNLARKRIPPDVPILLNILHHLIPPALNPVVYGVRTKEIKQGIQKLLRRL